Genomic DNA from Kluyveromyces lactis strain NRRL Y-1140 chromosome C complete sequence:
AGGccaaacaaacaaagatCCGTAATGATCGCCCATTGGTAGGTGAAACTGGATCATATACGTTAGAGTAAATATATCATACTAAATTAAGTAAAATCGTACTGTTATATAGTTCTTTATACAGTTCTTCTATCCGAGAGATAGTGAACGATTGGATTGACACCCGCAACTTGCGTTAACTTTTCGAACCATGCGAGAAGGATACCCCCATGCTTTTGACCCTCAGGTATAGACATACCCTTGTATAGGTATTTTATCAATGCGTCTTGTTGCTTGCGATCCAAGCGCTTAACTATATTAGCAATATCCACTTGTCTCACTTGGGTTAGCACCTCCAATATACCAGAGAAATATTGTGATTTCGCTTGTTCGTCGGCGTTGTATGGAGGATCAGTTGTGAATAGCTCAACAGCAGCTGCAAAATCACCAGATGATGTGTAAGAACGTAACTGTTGAATGGTTGGCTGTAACTCTTGTAAACTCACGGTATGTGAATATGgtggtttcaaatcatccGCCGTTAATCTCCCACTTTCAGGATCGTAAGCATCgatatcaattcttctCCAGTCTTCCATATTACTAGTTCAGAAGGCAGCTGCTTGGATGAATACGATAAGGATAATTCAGCGCTAATGCTTCCTGATAAAAGAAGTAGACCGGCCTGCAGTTATTTCGAGTATTTTAACCTAATCCATTTAAAGGTTTCCATTCAATATGAATCCCATTCAATAGTAACTTATAGGAgatatccgggtaataaATCTGGAAACAGGGTAACTATGGTTTACAGCACTGGACCGATTGACTGTTTATCACTGACAGGAAGAACGATAAGCAGATGATAACATTATCTTCttatacatatatattaaCTAAGTTCAAATTGATATAGATATACGGGTTATTCTTTGGTGGTTCCGTTTATTGAATAATCTTATTGTCTGGAATACCGTCGTATTCACCGTAACTCAAGGCCAGGTTGATGTTCTGTAAGCATTGAGTGGCAGCACCCTTCAATAAGTTGTCAATAGTAGCACAGACTACGACACGGTCTTTTGCATCATTTACCTTGAAACCACCAACAACTACTCCGTGAGTACCAGAAACGTCCTTAACTAACGGAATATCATCGGCAACATGTACCAACTTTTCGTTAGCGTAGAATTCGGTGTACAAGGC
This window encodes:
- the ARC15 gene encoding Arc15p (similar to uniprot|P40518 Saccharomyces cerevisiae YIL062C ARC15 Subunit of the ARP2/3 complex which is required for the motility and integrity of cortical actin patches), whose translation is MEDWRRIDIDAYDPESGRLTADDLKPPYSHTVSLQELQPTIQQLRSYTSSGDFAAAVELFTTDPPYNADEQAKSQYFSGILEVLTQVRQVDIANIVKRLDRKQQDALIKYLYKGMSIPEGQKHGGILLAWFEKLTQVAGVNPIVHYLSDRRTV